The window TCCTCACGCTTTTGCGCCGTCACAATGATTTCTGCAGTAATTGATGGATCTAGCGCATCGGACTGCGCCAGCGCAGGTGTAGCCGCCAAGGCAAACACGAGGACACCGACTGCCGTCGAACAGAAAAGAGTGACCCGGTCCAATTTCATTATACCCCCCTTTTCGGGCATGCTTGCCCGATCGCCGATACATTCTGTTCGGCGTCGATGTGCTGTGTATTGCGGTGATGTAGAGGAGCCGGGCCGGCTATGGTGAGCGGATCATCGTCGCACATCCTCCCTAGGGCAGTTATGTTATGAACCCATGGGTACAGTTTTGGACGACGTCGTCAAGCGGCTTTTTGCATCTGGGTTCACGTCTTCAGACAACCTGAAATGATGTCGATCGCCTGGTCCGCCTCTGCAATGAGTGCGTCAATTTCGGGCGGCGTTTGGGCACCTATAAGACATTGATAATGAGAGCCCCCGTGCAACAGGGCGCGCAGTGCTGCGGCAAGTTCGCCTGCGTCCACCAGTTCGCCGTCAGTTTCGGCCTCGATCGCGGCGCTTACATGGAGCCAGATGTCATGTTCGCTTCCCTCTGCGAAGATATCGGCAAAATTGTCGTTTTCAGCAATCATGAGCCGCATCATCGCAAGAGAATAAGCGTTCATCACGAGGATGAGGTAGGTGCGCCCAAAAGCCCTGAGACGGTCGATCAAGGCGCCTTCACCAGCCAGCTGAGCCCTAAGATGATCCATCG of the Sphingobium herbicidovorans genome contains:
- a CDS encoding TetR/AcrR family transcriptional regulator, which translates into the protein MRQKTEAKRQQIMAGAARVFEQRGYQGTTLNDIAREVGCSKVTIYNYFKSREDLLKAIIVEGARPTMDHLRAQLAGEGALIDRLRAFGRTYLILVMNAYSLAMMRLMIAENDNFADIFAEGSEHDIWLHVSAAIEAETDGELVDAGELAAALRALLHGGSHYQCLIGAQTPPEIDALIAEADQAIDIISGCLKT